The Muricauda sp. SCSIO 65647 genome includes a region encoding these proteins:
- a CDS encoding beta strand repeat-containing protein gives MATMAQETFYDTFSSVSYSNNNGTQNWSSNWLEFGDNNSPSGGYIRITSNQLRFSYIWTESIRRSANLSGYSSATLSFDWRTSSLESGETLVIQASSNGSSYTTLATFSGTQSGTFSQDISAYISSNTTIRFIKGGSDWSGSNDQVFIDDVLITATAVASITIDDVSVNEGDGTATFTARHEGPNAAGNFTVNFTTNNGTALAGSDYTANSGTLSFDGTSGDTDTIVVSITDDGDFESAENFTVSFTGSSDPSINIADTATGTIIDNDLLGNTPLALYEEFDGYVDYTSTGGTLRTEPNSGNACAITTSSSNTLTSSIPATATIAKAFLYWAHSGTSPDSQVTFEGNTVTADLMYTTSLTNRVFYGGVSDVTSIIQGISNPSTNTYDFSGLTVDNTGNYCSTATVLGGWSLFVFYEDDSLPASTVNLYQGFNGESNSSSSFSLSGFFAIGATGSKTSVLSWEGDQNLSNNELLTVTTGLGTFTLAGDGDNNGTTVNNPFNSTIFDNTIIPNVNNATSYGVDLDTYDVSPYIQPGESSVTTNVQSGQDFVIMNALVLKVPSNLVIGTVFEDVDYGGGAGRNQATATGVGVAGATVELYDATSSLVDNTTTDVNGDYTFGGMANGTYSIRVVNGSVQSTRGGGSSCASCLPVQTFRTAYAGVSITEVTDEVGGADPSAQDVAAGNLTGAQTVASITITSEGLVGIDFGFNFNTIVNTNEDGQGSLEQFIVNANNLDETGLDIVANSIFDPAAGEDTSIFMMPTTADPFGRTADSNFSSGYFDISISNGNPLSDITDDNTVIDGRTQTAYSGDTNSGTVGSGGTPVGVSAVNLPTYPRPEIQVYRNSGDVIKTQANNVVIRNLSVYANNNAAIRTDSGSCSILQNLLGVNAQGVNAGNVDYGVENPGANITIDGNYIATNTDTGIFIDGGTSNVIQNNHLTGNGDAACDDNILLQNGTGIVIQQNLIENAASAGIDAESVSGTVTITENSITSSGQHGGNCTGSFEGMAIKIAGNNSQMNNNVIYSNGGAGIVALGGTGNRISQNSIYANGTVSAALGIDLDASASAGDDVTLNDNDDTDSGPNNLLNFPIISAAYISGSNLVVKGWSRPGTTLEFFFTDVNEGTATAGDNQLGLTVDYGEGQTYIASAIEGSVADNDGSSSSYSDADGNTDNTNRFHFNLPLPAGTVLGEMITATATLANSTSEFAPMSILRVATVITNRRITYRVNPN, from the coding sequence ATGGCGACGATGGCCCAGGAAACTTTTTATGATACGTTCAGTTCGGTTTCGTACTCGAACAACAACGGAACGCAGAACTGGTCATCGAACTGGCTTGAATTTGGTGATAACAATTCCCCATCTGGTGGATATATACGAATTACTAGTAACCAACTGAGGTTTTCTTATATATGGACAGAAAGCATTAGAAGATCGGCCAATCTGAGTGGCTATTCTTCGGCCACACTTTCGTTTGATTGGCGTACCTCGAGCCTGGAATCTGGGGAGACCTTGGTCATCCAAGCTTCCAGTAATGGTTCTTCGTACACCACCTTGGCCACTTTTTCAGGTACACAGAGTGGTACATTTAGCCAAGATATATCGGCCTATATTTCAAGCAATACCACAATCAGGTTCATCAAAGGGGGTAGTGACTGGTCGGGCAGTAATGACCAAGTGTTTATCGATGATGTATTGATTACGGCAACGGCGGTGGCATCGATAACCATCGATGATGTATCGGTAAATGAGGGAGATGGCACGGCAACGTTCACGGCAAGACATGAGGGCCCCAATGCAGCCGGAAACTTTACGGTGAACTTTACGACCAACAATGGCACTGCCCTGGCAGGCAGTGACTATACGGCTAATTCGGGCACCTTGAGCTTTGATGGCACTAGCGGTGACACCGATACTATTGTGGTCTCCATAACCGACGATGGCGATTTCGAAAGTGCAGAAAACTTTACCGTTTCGTTTACCGGCTCATCTGACCCCTCGATCAATATTGCAGACACGGCCACCGGAACTATCATCGACAACGACTTATTGGGTAATACCCCCTTGGCATTGTATGAAGAATTCGATGGTTATGTAGATTATACATCAACCGGGGGCACCCTCAGAACAGAGCCCAACAGTGGAAACGCGTGTGCCATTACCACTTCATCGAGCAATACGCTGACCTCATCCATACCGGCCACGGCGACCATTGCCAAGGCATTTTTGTATTGGGCCCATTCTGGAACTAGTCCTGATTCACAGGTCACTTTTGAAGGAAACACTGTTACCGCAGACCTTATGTACACGACTTCATTGACCAACCGTGTCTTCTATGGGGGGGTAAGCGATGTGACCTCGATCATACAGGGCATCTCGAACCCATCGACCAATACCTATGATTTTTCTGGATTGACAGTTGACAATACAGGAAACTATTGCTCAACTGCGACCGTTTTAGGTGGTTGGAGTCTTTTTGTCTTTTATGAGGATGACAGTTTGCCCGCCTCAACAGTGAATCTATATCAGGGCTTCAATGGTGAGAGCAACTCATCTTCATCATTCAGTCTGAGTGGTTTTTTTGCCATTGGTGCGACCGGTTCAAAGACCAGCGTGCTTTCATGGGAAGGCGACCAAAACCTGAGCAACAACGAATTGTTGACCGTGACCACGGGTTTGGGGACCTTTACCCTGGCCGGTGATGGCGATAATAACGGAACCACGGTGAACAACCCTTTTAACTCGACCATATTTGACAATACAATCATTCCCAATGTCAACAATGCCACCTCCTACGGTGTTGATTTGGATACCTATGATGTTTCGCCGTATATACAGCCCGGTGAATCATCGGTGACCACAAATGTGCAGTCGGGGCAAGACTTCGTCATCATGAATGCACTCGTTTTGAAGGTGCCTTCCAATCTTGTGATCGGAACGGTCTTCGAAGACGTTGATTATGGAGGTGGTGCGGGCCGCAACCAAGCGACGGCTACCGGGGTTGGTGTGGCCGGGGCAACGGTAGAACTCTATGATGCCACCAGTTCTTTGGTCGACAACACCACTACCGATGTCAATGGTGATTATACCTTTGGGGGTATGGCGAACGGAACCTATAGTATCAGGGTAGTCAACGGATCGGTACAATCGACCAGGGGAGGTGGATCATCATGCGCCTCGTGCCTTCCGGTACAGACCTTTCGAACGGCCTATGCAGGGGTGTCGATTACAGAAGTGACCGATGAAGTGGGCGGGGCAGACCCCTCGGCCCAAGATGTGGCGGCAGGCAATTTGACCGGAGCACAAACGGTGGCCTCGATCACCATTACCAGTGAAGGGTTGGTCGGAATCGATTTTGGATTTAACTTCAACACCATTGTCAACACCAATGAAGACGGGCAGGGCTCTTTGGAACAATTCATCGTGAACGCAAACAATCTGGATGAAACAGGATTGGATATAGTGGCCAATAGCATTTTTGATCCCGCAGCGGGCGAAGACACCTCGATTTTTATGATGCCCACCACTGCCGATCCCTTTGGCCGGACAGCAGATTCGAATTTTTCAAGCGGTTATTTCGACATATCCATTTCAAATGGCAATCCGCTTTCTGATATCACCGATGACAATACGGTCATTGATGGCCGTACACAAACCGCCTATTCAGGCGATACCAATTCAGGCACAGTGGGCTCTGGGGGTACCCCTGTGGGGGTCTCTGCCGTCAATCTTCCCACATATCCACGCCCTGAGATTCAAGTATATAGAAACAGCGGGGACGTTATCAAGACACAGGCGAACAATGTGGTGATAAGAAACTTATCTGTTTACGCAAATAATAATGCGGCCATACGTACCGATAGCGGGTCATGTTCAATTCTTCAGAATCTATTGGGGGTGAATGCCCAAGGCGTTAATGCGGGTAATGTGGATTATGGGGTAGAAAACCCGGGAGCCAACATTACCATTGATGGCAATTATATAGCGACCAATACCGATACGGGCATTTTCATTGATGGGGGTACTTCAAACGTCATTCAGAACAACCACTTAACAGGTAATGGTGATGCTGCCTGTGATGATAATATCTTATTGCAGAACGGCACAGGCATTGTCATACAGCAAAACCTGATAGAAAATGCGGCCTCTGCGGGTATCGATGCCGAATCGGTTTCGGGCACGGTCACCATAACTGAAAATTCGATAACTTCTTCAGGGCAACATGGGGGCAATTGCACCGGTAGCTTTGAGGGGATGGCAATCAAAATCGCGGGCAATAATTCACAGATGAACAATAATGTGATTTACAGCAATGGAGGAGCTGGTATTGTGGCTCTAGGAGGAACCGGAAATCGTATTAGTCAAAATTCAATATATGCCAATGGTACGGTTTCAGCAGCGTTGGGGATCGACCTCGATGCCTCTGCAAGTGCTGGTGATGACGTTACCCTAAATGATAATGACGATACAGATTCAGGTCCGAACAACCTTCTTAACTTCCCCATTATATCGGCTGCGTATATTTCTGGCAGCAATTTGGTTGTGAAGGGGTGGTCAAGGCCAGGTACGACTTTGGAATTTTTCTTTACCGATGTCAATGAAGGTACCGCTACGGCTGGTGATAATCAATTAGGATTGACTGTTGATTACGGTGAAGGGCAAACATATATTGCTTCAGCGATAGAAGGAAGTGTTGCCGACAATGATGGCAGCTCCTCTTCCTATTCTGATGCAGACGGAAATACGGACAATACCAATAGATTTCATTTCAACCTGCCCTTGCCGGCCGGTACGGTATTGGGCGAGATGATCACCGCAACGGCAACCTTGGCAAACAGTACATCTGAATTTGCCCCTATGTCGATATTGCGTGTGGCTACCGTTATTACAAATCGAAGAATTACCTATCGGGTGAACCCAAACTGA
- a CDS encoding OmpA family protein, which produces MLKRLLLFMILVLGFVGLNAQEKRLVRADEEYSDYSFRPAIDIYQKVLEKGYVSPDLLKKLGNSYYFNADYEKANEIYRRLIEEYPDEMGTDYIFRYAQTLKTLGDYDGSKEMMAKFNDMASADSRMAAYEEDYLAKIEENSGRYEVEAFPYNSKHSDFATSFYKRGLIFSSDRDTGNLARYRHTWNSKDFLDLYKVDADSISENNVVKLEGDVNTRLHESTSVVTKDGSTMYFTRNNFLDGKKYKDQQGVTRLKIYTATFIDGEWTDITELPFNNDSYSIAHPVLSLDEKILYFVSDMPGSHGESDIFMTKIIGDGTYGPIINLGKNINTVARETFPFITAEGVLYFSSDGHPGLGGLDIFATKIAFSYDETVTNVGRPANSKYDDFAFIMDEETRKGYFSSNRPDGLGEDDIYAFTETDPLRLDCLQGVTGTVRDRISNEVLVGATVKIIDEENNEVSSTITDSEGDYVLELDCSKGNFVRALMEGYVPSEEYLPKSYGKPRIVDFYLERDVVTGGYGDDLAKLLQLSTIYFDLNKYNIRPDAEVEIQKVIVAMEKYPSLKIKVNSHTDSRGNDDYNMWLSQKRAESTVNYMISKGISAERLKGEGFGESRLVNECGNGVPCSREKHQLNRRSEFIILE; this is translated from the coding sequence ATGCTGAAACGACTACTTCTGTTTATGATATTGGTGTTGGGTTTTGTTGGCCTCAATGCTCAAGAAAAGAGACTGGTCAGGGCAGATGAAGAATATTCAGACTACTCTTTTAGGCCTGCGATCGATATCTACCAAAAAGTGCTCGAAAAGGGCTATGTCTCCCCAGACTTGCTAAAGAAACTGGGCAATTCTTACTATTTCAATGCCGATTACGAAAAAGCAAATGAGATATATCGGCGTCTGATCGAAGAATATCCTGATGAAATGGGTACAGACTATATCTTCCGATATGCACAAACCCTGAAGACTTTGGGTGACTATGACGGCTCCAAAGAAATGATGGCCAAGTTTAACGATATGGCCAGTGCCGATAGCAGAATGGCCGCTTATGAAGAAGATTACTTGGCAAAGATTGAAGAGAATTCGGGAAGATATGAAGTAGAAGCATTTCCCTATAATAGCAAACATTCCGATTTTGCGACTTCTTTTTATAAAAGAGGATTGATTTTCTCATCAGATAGAGATACTGGAAACCTTGCCCGATATCGTCACACATGGAACTCTAAAGACTTTTTGGACCTCTACAAGGTAGATGCTGACAGCATCTCTGAAAACAATGTGGTAAAACTCGAGGGTGATGTCAATACACGGTTACACGAATCTACTTCCGTAGTGACAAAAGATGGAAGCACCATGTATTTTACACGTAACAATTTCTTGGATGGAAAAAAATATAAAGACCAACAAGGCGTTACGCGTCTGAAAATATATACGGCTACATTTATCGATGGTGAATGGACAGACATTACCGAGTTGCCTTTCAACAATGATTCATACTCGATTGCACACCCAGTGCTGAGTCTTGATGAAAAGATATTATACTTTGTGTCCGATATGCCAGGCTCTCATGGTGAATCCGATATCTTCATGACCAAAATTATCGGTGACGGCACTTATGGTCCCATTATAAATTTAGGCAAGAACATCAATACCGTGGCACGTGAGACCTTTCCTTTTATAACCGCTGAGGGAGTATTGTATTTTTCTTCTGATGGACATCCGGGTTTGGGAGGATTGGACATTTTTGCCACAAAGATCGCTTTCAGTTATGATGAGACGGTGACCAACGTGGGGAGACCAGCGAACAGCAAATATGATGACTTTGCTTTTATCATGGATGAAGAGACCAGGAAGGGCTATTTTTCTTCAAATAGGCCTGACGGGCTCGGCGAAGATGATATCTATGCTTTTACAGAGACCGATCCGTTAAGGCTTGATTGCCTACAGGGTGTTACGGGCACGGTTCGCGATAGGATCTCAAACGAAGTATTGGTGGGTGCTACGGTCAAAATCATCGATGAGGAAAACAATGAGGTTTCTTCAACGATTACCGATTCTGAAGGAGACTATGTTCTTGAGTTGGATTGCTCGAAAGGTAACTTTGTTCGGGCGTTGATGGAAGGTTATGTGCCTTCAGAAGAATATCTTCCCAAATCGTATGGCAAACCACGTATTGTTGATTTTTATTTAGAGCGTGACGTGGTCACAGGGGGCTATGGAGATGATTTGGCAAAACTGTTGCAGTTGAGTACCATTTATTTTGACTTGAACAAGTATAACATACGTCCTGATGCTGAAGTAGAGATTCAAAAGGTAATCGTAGCCATGGAAAAATATCCAAGCCTGAAAATCAAGGTGAATTCCCACACCGATAGCCGCGGCAATGACGATTATAATATGTGGCTGTCTCAGAAGAGGGCAGAATCAACGGTCAATTACATGATTTCAAAAGGTATTTCCGCAGAACGTTTGAAAGGCGAAGGCTTTGGAGAATCGCGACTTGTCAATGAATGTGGCAATGGGGTACCCTGTTCAAGGGAGAAGCACCAATTGAACCGACGATCAGAGTTTATTATTTTGGAATAA
- a CDS encoding type IX secretion system membrane protein PorP/SprF, with translation MIRKTVPFLFLLICLTSFDMFAQQDAQYTQYMFNTLSVNPAYAGSRGQLSFAGLYRSQWVGLDGAPETFTLNLHSPIRNSRLGYGISIVNDNIGDGVVQETYLDAVLSYTIDVSFDAKLSFGLKAGGNLLSLDYNGLRNFDQEVVDQDNVDNQFSPNFGLGIYYHTDKFYAGVSAPNILETEYFDNSGGDSNAVNFLAAERINFYLITGYVFDLSGNLKFKPALLTKAVGGAPLQVDLSASFLFNDRFSFGAAYRWDAAVSALAGFQITEQLMLGLAYDRETTELGGTQFNDGSFEIFLRLELLKSFQRTVSPRFF, from the coding sequence ATGATAAGAAAAACAGTACCGTTCCTATTCTTGCTGATTTGCTTGACATCTTTTGATATGTTTGCCCAGCAAGATGCCCAATATACCCAATATATGTTCAATACGCTGAGTGTCAATCCGGCGTATGCGGGTTCAAGGGGCCAATTGAGTTTCGCTGGCCTCTATCGATCACAATGGGTGGGTCTTGATGGCGCTCCGGAGACATTTACCTTAAACTTGCATTCTCCCATTAGAAATAGTCGTTTGGGATATGGTATTTCTATTGTCAATGACAATATTGGCGATGGAGTGGTACAAGAAACTTATTTAGATGCCGTGCTTTCATACACTATTGATGTTTCTTTTGACGCGAAACTATCATTTGGTTTAAAGGCTGGAGGTAATTTATTGAGTTTGGACTATAATGGATTGCGAAATTTTGATCAAGAGGTAGTAGATCAAGATAACGTTGACAACCAATTTTCGCCCAACTTTGGATTGGGTATCTACTATCACACTGATAAATTTTATGCCGGAGTATCGGCACCTAATATTTTGGAGACTGAGTACTTTGACAATAGTGGGGGTGATAGCAACGCGGTTAATTTTTTGGCCGCCGAACGGATTAATTTCTATTTGATAACAGGCTATGTTTTTGATTTGAGTGGAAATTTGAAGTTCAAACCTGCCCTATTGACAAAGGCAGTTGGGGGTGCACCCCTTCAGGTTGATTTATCGGCAAGTTTCTTGTTTAATGATAGGTTCAGTTTTGGTGCAGCTTACCGTTGGGATGCTGCTGTAAGCGCCCTTGCGGGTTTTCAGATTACGGAACAGCTGATGTTGGGGCTGGCCTATGACCGAGAGACCACTGAACTGGGCGGTACCCAGTTCAATGATGGCTCTTTTGAGATTTTCTTGAGGCTCGAATTGTTGAAATCATTTCAACGAACCGTTTCGCCACGATTTTTTTAA